The following are encoded in a window of Miltoncostaea marina genomic DNA:
- the mazG gene encoding nucleoside triphosphate pyrophosphohydrolase: MTLVVGLGPGAPDAVPAAALAAAASAARLLAPERLAPELAVLLPSPPIPLGDPAAAPGDATIVAPDAQAHRIARALPGADTLPAREALRARAIGAEVAALAEVGLRLRRECPWDRVQTAETIVPHTIEEAFEVADAVAAGGAGLADELGDLLFQPVFLARLLEEEGGADLADVARGQADKLVSRHPHVYGERVAETAGAVVDLWERRKREERRDQGIFHDLPPGLPALALATKAQKRAAAVGFDLPDVAAALDKLDEEVAELRAEPGARELGDVLFAAVAAARALGADPELALRAAARRFRERVEAAARLAAQAGEAFEALDPAAQMRWYAEARDSL; this comes from the coding sequence GTGACGCTCGTCGTCGGTCTCGGGCCGGGCGCGCCCGACGCGGTGCCGGCGGCCGCCCTGGCGGCGGCCGCCTCCGCAGCCCGCCTGCTCGCGCCCGAGAGGCTCGCGCCGGAGCTGGCCGTCCTGCTGCCGTCGCCGCCCATCCCGCTGGGCGACCCGGCCGCCGCGCCCGGCGACGCGACGATCGTCGCCCCCGACGCCCAGGCGCACCGCATCGCCCGGGCGCTGCCCGGCGCGGACACCCTGCCGGCGCGCGAGGCGCTGCGCGCCCGGGCCATCGGCGCCGAGGTGGCCGCGCTCGCCGAGGTGGGCCTGCGCCTGCGGCGCGAGTGCCCGTGGGACCGGGTGCAGACCGCCGAGACGATCGTGCCCCACACGATCGAGGAGGCGTTCGAGGTGGCCGACGCGGTCGCCGCCGGCGGCGCCGGGCTGGCCGACGAGCTCGGCGACCTGCTCTTCCAGCCGGTCTTCCTGGCGCGGCTGCTCGAGGAGGAGGGCGGCGCCGACCTCGCCGACGTGGCGCGCGGCCAGGCCGACAAGCTGGTGTCGCGCCACCCGCACGTCTACGGCGAGCGCGTGGCCGAGACGGCGGGCGCGGTGGTCGACCTGTGGGAGCGGCGCAAGCGCGAGGAGCGCAGGGATCAGGGCATCTTCCACGACCTGCCGCCCGGGCTGCCGGCCCTCGCCCTCGCGACGAAGGCGCAGAAGCGGGCGGCCGCCGTGGGCTTCGACCTCCCCGACGTGGCGGCGGCCCTCGACAAGCTCGACGAGGAGGTCGCCGAGCTGCGCGCCGAGCCCGGCGCCCGCGAGCTGGGCGACGTGCTGTTCGCCGCGGTGGCGGCCGCGCGGGCGCTCGGCGCCGACCCGGAGCTGGCGCTGCGGGCCGCGGCCCGCCGCTTCCGCGAGCGCGTGGAGGCCGCGGCGCGCCTGGCCGCGCAGGCCGGCGAGGCCTTCGAGGCGCTGGACCCGGCCGCCCAGATGCGATGGTACGCGGAGGCGCGGGACTCGCTCTGA
- the pgi gene encoding glucose-6-phosphate isomerase yields MIADTQEWARLAAHADEVAGVHLRELFASDPARGEELTVGAGDLHLDYSKNRVTRQTLRLLTALAERAGVAPRREAMFRGEAINVTERRAVLHTALRAPSGERVEVDGVDVVPAVHEVLDRMHDLASRVRAGEWTGATGRRIRNVVNIGIGGSDLGPAMATRALGGDADPALTLRFVSNIDGDDLGDALVGLDPAETLFVVCSKTFTTLETLTNARSAREWLVAGLGDEGAVRHHFIAVSTNAEQVAAFGIDTANMLGFWDWVGGRYSVDSAIGLTLAIAVGPDAFREMLRGFRVMDEHFRGAPLDRNMPVILALIGVWNANFLGADTYAVLPYSQRLGRLPAYLQQLDMESNGKSVDLEGRPVGVPTGPIVWGEPGTNGQHAFMQLIHQGTRLVPSDLIGVCRPGREMGDHHDLLMANLLAQAEALAFGRTAEEVAAEGVAPELVPHRTFPGDRPTNVILLDELTPSSLGQLIALYEHKVFTQGVIWGINSFDQWGVELGKVLAKRIAPELIAGEAPAGGHDGSTDALIRRYRAARGRSA; encoded by the coding sequence GTGATCGCAGACACGCAGGAGTGGGCGCGGCTGGCGGCGCACGCCGACGAGGTCGCGGGGGTGCACCTGCGCGAGCTCTTCGCGAGCGACCCGGCCCGCGGGGAGGAGCTCACCGTGGGGGCCGGCGACCTCCACCTCGACTACTCGAAGAACCGGGTCACGCGGCAGACCCTCCGCCTGCTGACGGCCCTGGCCGAGCGCGCCGGGGTGGCGCCGCGCCGCGAGGCGATGTTCCGCGGCGAGGCGATCAACGTGACCGAGCGCAGGGCGGTGCTGCACACCGCCCTGCGCGCGCCGTCCGGCGAGCGGGTCGAGGTGGACGGCGTCGACGTGGTGCCCGCGGTCCACGAGGTGCTCGACCGCATGCACGACCTGGCGTCGCGTGTGCGCGCCGGGGAGTGGACCGGCGCCACCGGCCGGCGCATCCGCAACGTGGTCAACATCGGCATCGGCGGGTCGGACCTCGGACCCGCCATGGCGACGCGGGCCCTGGGCGGCGACGCCGACCCGGCGCTGACGCTGCGCTTCGTGTCGAACATCGACGGCGACGACCTGGGCGACGCGCTCGTGGGGCTCGACCCCGCGGAGACCCTGTTCGTGGTCTGCTCCAAGACCTTCACGACCCTCGAGACGCTCACCAACGCCCGCAGCGCGCGGGAGTGGCTGGTCGCCGGCCTCGGCGACGAGGGCGCGGTGCGGCACCACTTCATCGCCGTGTCGACCAACGCCGAGCAGGTGGCGGCGTTCGGCATCGACACCGCCAACATGCTCGGCTTCTGGGACTGGGTCGGCGGCCGCTACTCGGTCGACTCGGCGATCGGCCTGACCCTGGCCATCGCGGTGGGGCCGGACGCGTTCCGGGAGATGCTGCGCGGCTTCCGCGTGATGGACGAGCACTTCCGCGGCGCGCCCCTCGACCGCAACATGCCGGTGATCCTCGCGCTGATCGGCGTCTGGAACGCGAACTTCCTCGGCGCCGACACGTATGCGGTGCTGCCCTACAGCCAGCGCCTGGGGCGGCTGCCGGCGTACCTCCAGCAGCTCGACATGGAGAGCAACGGCAAGTCGGTCGACCTGGAGGGCCGGCCGGTGGGGGTGCCCACCGGCCCGATCGTGTGGGGCGAGCCGGGCACGAACGGCCAGCACGCCTTCATGCAGCTCATCCACCAGGGCACCCGGCTGGTGCCGAGTGACCTGATCGGGGTCTGCCGGCCCGGGCGCGAGATGGGCGACCACCACGACCTGCTGATGGCCAACCTGCTGGCGCAGGCCGAGGCGCTGGCCTTCGGGCGCACGGCCGAGGAGGTGGCCGCCGAGGGCGTCGCGCCCGAGCTCGTGCCGCACCGGACCTTCCCGGGCGACCGGCCCACGAACGTCATCCTGCTCGACGAGCTCACGCCCTCGTCGCTGGGGCAGCTGATCGCCCTCTACGAGCACAAGGTGTTCACGCAGGGGGTGATCTGGGGGATCAACTCCTTCGACCAGTGGGGCGTCGAGCTCGGCAAGGTCCTCGCGAAGCGCATCGCGCCCGAGCTGATCGCGGGCGAGGCGCCCGCCGGGGGCCACGACGGCTCGACCGACGCCCTCATCCGCCGCTACCGCGCGGCCCGCGGGAGGAGCGCCTGA
- the gnd gene encoding phosphogluconate dehydrogenase (NAD(+)-dependent, decarboxylating) yields MQLGMIGLGRMGANIVRRLMRAGHACVVHDVDPAAVRALAAEGATAASSPADLAARLDAPRAVWVMVPAAFAGATVADVARHLEAGDVVIDGGNTYYRDDLTRAETLRAAGVHYLDVGTSGGVFGLERGYSLMIGGDAEPVRRLDPIFRALAPGADAAPRTPGRVGDPAPEEVGYLHCGPTGAGHFVKMVHNGIEYGMMAAYAEGLAILRKAGVGLAEQQHDAETTPLRDPEAYAYELDTAAIAEVWRRGSVVASWLLDLTAAALREDPALEGFSGRVSDSGEGRWTVQAAVDAGVPAHVLTAALYERFSSRGEADFAGRVLSAMRKQFGGHAETPAGERSAPG; encoded by the coding sequence ATGCAGCTCGGCATGATCGGACTCGGCCGGATGGGCGCCAACATCGTGCGGCGCCTGATGCGCGCCGGCCACGCGTGCGTCGTCCACGATGTCGACCCGGCCGCCGTGCGGGCCCTCGCGGCCGAGGGCGCGACCGCGGCGTCGTCGCCCGCCGACCTCGCCGCCCGGCTCGACGCCCCGCGCGCGGTGTGGGTGATGGTGCCCGCCGCCTTCGCGGGGGCCACCGTGGCCGACGTGGCGCGGCACCTCGAGGCCGGTGACGTCGTGATCGACGGCGGCAACACCTACTACCGTGACGACCTGACGCGGGCCGAGACGCTGCGCGCGGCGGGCGTGCACTACCTCGACGTGGGCACCAGCGGCGGCGTCTTCGGCCTCGAGCGCGGCTACTCCCTGATGATCGGCGGCGACGCGGAGCCGGTGCGGCGCCTCGACCCGATCTTCCGGGCGCTCGCCCCGGGTGCCGACGCGGCCCCGCGCACGCCGGGGCGCGTGGGCGACCCCGCCCCCGAGGAGGTGGGCTATCTGCACTGCGGTCCCACCGGCGCCGGGCACTTCGTGAAGATGGTCCACAACGGGATCGAGTACGGGATGATGGCGGCCTACGCCGAGGGCCTGGCGATCCTGCGCAAGGCGGGCGTCGGCCTCGCCGAGCAGCAGCACGACGCCGAGACGACCCCGCTGCGCGACCCCGAGGCCTACGCGTACGAGCTCGACACGGCGGCGATCGCCGAGGTCTGGCGGCGCGGCAGCGTCGTCGCGTCGTGGCTGCTCGACCTGACGGCCGCCGCGCTGCGCGAGGACCCGGCGCTCGAGGGGTTCTCGGGGCGGGTGTCCGACTCCGGCGAGGGCCGCTGGACCGTCCAGGCGGCGGTCGACGCGGGCGTGCCGGCCCACGTGCTGACCGCGGCCCTCTACGAGCGCTTCAGCTCGCGCGGCGAGGCCGACTTCGCCGGCCGGGTGCTGTCGGCCATGCGCAAGCAGTTCGGCGGGCACGCCGAGACGCCCGCCGGCGAGAGGAGCGCCCCGGGCTAG
- a CDS encoding sigma-70 family RNA polymerase sigma factor, with product MPRWRHDPDARLDRRVARGRAVPTEAELSSEARLPEERVAQIRELPRVATSLDRPVDDQGDATIGDLVAADTPEPLADLEVSLRTDALERALASLPERDRQVLTMRFGLGDQEPRTLAEVGKAIGVSRERVRQIEKAALVRLAERRELAADAREAA from the coding sequence GTGCCACGCTGGCGCCATGACCCCGACGCGCGTCTCGATCGTCGCGTTGCCCGAGGCCGTGCCGTCCCCACCGAGGCCGAGCTGTCGAGCGAGGCGCGCCTGCCGGAGGAGCGCGTGGCGCAGATCCGCGAGCTGCCCCGCGTGGCGACCAGCCTCGACCGGCCGGTCGACGACCAGGGCGACGCGACGATCGGCGACCTGGTGGCCGCCGACACGCCCGAGCCGCTCGCCGACCTGGAGGTGAGCCTGCGCACGGACGCGCTCGAGCGCGCGCTCGCCTCGCTGCCCGAGCGCGACCGGCAGGTGCTCACCATGCGCTTCGGCCTGGGCGACCAGGAGCCGCGCACCCTGGCGGAGGTCGGCAAGGCGATCGGCGTCTCGCGCGAGCGGGTGCGCCAGATCGAGAAGGCGGCGCTGGTGCGGCTGGCCGAGCGGCGGGAGCTGGCGGCCGACGCCCGGGAGGCCGCCTAG
- a CDS encoding class I SAM-dependent methyltransferase, whose translation MSVTLDQERLGAVLERVVGDLSATYGGVMVSIGDKLGLYAAMAGAGPLSSAEVAARAGCAERYVREWLNAQAAGGYVEYHPVSGSYELTPEQAAVLADRDSPTFIPAAWDVPASMFLDEEATIAAFRTGEGVAWGDRHPRLHHGIASFYRNPYRSGIAGEWIPSLDGVQERLAAGGRVADVGCGHGHSTVAMAEAYPASRFTGIDAHPASIEAARAHARDAGVEDRVTFEVADARTYAPAGYDLVCFFDALHDMSDPEGALAHAREALAPGGTVMLVEPYAGDRVEDNLTPVGRLYYAASTVLCVAHALSEDGAHALGAQAGEARLAEVARRAGLTHVRRAAETPFNLVLELR comes from the coding sequence ATGTCCGTGACACTGGATCAGGAGCGGCTCGGCGCCGTGCTGGAGCGCGTGGTCGGCGACCTGTCGGCGACCTACGGCGGCGTGATGGTGAGCATCGGCGACAAGCTCGGCCTGTACGCCGCGATGGCGGGCGCCGGCCCGCTCTCGTCGGCCGAGGTCGCCGCGCGCGCCGGCTGCGCGGAGCGCTACGTGCGCGAGTGGCTCAACGCCCAGGCGGCCGGCGGCTACGTCGAGTACCACCCGGTCAGCGGCAGCTACGAGCTCACGCCCGAGCAGGCCGCCGTGCTCGCCGACCGCGACAGCCCCACGTTCATCCCCGCCGCCTGGGACGTGCCGGCGTCGATGTTCCTCGACGAGGAGGCCACCATCGCGGCCTTCCGCACCGGCGAGGGCGTCGCGTGGGGCGACCGCCACCCGCGCCTGCACCACGGCATCGCGAGCTTCTACCGCAACCCGTACCGGTCCGGCATCGCCGGCGAGTGGATCCCGTCGCTCGACGGCGTGCAGGAGCGGCTCGCCGCCGGAGGCCGCGTCGCCGACGTGGGCTGCGGCCACGGCCACTCCACCGTCGCGATGGCCGAGGCCTACCCGGCGTCGCGCTTCACCGGCATCGACGCCCACCCGGCCTCGATCGAGGCCGCGCGCGCCCACGCCCGCGACGCCGGCGTCGAGGACCGCGTCACCTTCGAGGTCGCCGACGCGCGCACCTACGCGCCCGCCGGCTACGACCTCGTGTGCTTCTTCGACGCCCTCCACGACATGTCCGACCCCGAGGGCGCGCTGGCGCACGCCCGCGAGGCGCTCGCCCCCGGCGGCACGGTGATGCTGGTCGAGCCCTACGCCGGCGACCGGGTCGAGGACAACCTCACCCCGGTGGGGCGCCTCTACTACGCCGCGTCGACGGTGCTGTGCGTGGCCCACGCCCTCTCCGAGGACGGCGCCCACGCGCTCGGCGCCCAGGCCGGCGAGGCGCGCCTGGCCGAGGTGGCCCGCCGGGCCGGGCTGACGCACGTGCGCAGGGCTGCCGAGACCCCCTTCAACCTCGTCCTGGAGCTGCGGTGA
- a CDS encoding methylated-DNA--[protein]-cysteine S-methyltransferase, producing MDELARALRALGGGGAGDRSATAAARLADAAAREGLLDVAYATVGSPLGPLLVASTPEGLVTLAYLDGASLDERLDRLARRVSPRVLEAPARLDRERRELEEYFEGRRRAFDLPIDWRLIRGFARSVLERTAAIPFGQARTYTQIAAEAGSPRGSRAAGNALGGNPIPIVIPCHRVLRAGGALGGYTGGLDRKRFLLDLESGGG from the coding sequence ATGGATGAGCTCGCGCGCGCCCTGCGCGCCCTCGGCGGCGGCGGGGCCGGCGACCGCTCCGCCACCGCGGCGGCGCGCCTGGCCGACGCGGCGGCCCGCGAGGGGCTGCTCGACGTGGCCTACGCGACGGTCGGCTCGCCGCTCGGACCGCTGCTGGTGGCATCCACGCCCGAGGGCCTCGTGACCCTCGCCTACCTCGACGGCGCATCGCTCGACGAGCGGCTCGACCGGCTCGCCCGGCGCGTCTCGCCGCGGGTGCTCGAGGCGCCGGCCCGCCTCGACCGCGAGCGGCGGGAGCTGGAGGAGTACTTCGAGGGACGCCGCCGGGCCTTCGACCTGCCGATCGACTGGCGACTCATCCGCGGCTTCGCCCGGTCGGTGCTCGAGCGCACCGCGGCGATCCCGTTCGGCCAGGCGCGCACGTACACCCAGATCGCCGCCGAGGCCGGCAGCCCGCGCGGCTCGCGGGCCGCCGGCAACGCCCTCGGCGGCAACCCCATCCCGATCGTGATCCCCTGCCACCGGGTGCTGCGCGCCGGCGGCGCCCTGGGCGGCTACACCGGCGGCCTCGACCGCAAGCGCTTCCTGCTCGACCTCGAATCAGGCGGCGGATAG
- a CDS encoding RNA polymerase sigma factor, translated as MTPPPPFARFLAEHRGPVHRFLVATVGPDDADDCFQETFIKALRAYPEVRDDGDLRAWVLTIARRTAIDAVRARGRRAEPVADPEPAPVDGTPQPADASLWEAVRRLAPRQRAAVALRYVADMSYAEVARVMDCTEEAARRSAFEGVRRLREVWDG; from the coding sequence ATGACCCCGCCGCCGCCATTCGCGCGCTTCCTCGCGGAGCACCGCGGACCCGTCCACCGGTTCCTCGTCGCGACGGTGGGACCCGACGACGCCGACGACTGCTTCCAGGAGACCTTCATCAAGGCGCTGCGCGCGTACCCGGAGGTGCGCGACGACGGCGACCTGCGCGCCTGGGTGCTCACCATCGCCCGGCGCACGGCGATCGACGCCGTCCGCGCCCGCGGGCGGCGCGCGGAGCCCGTGGCCGACCCCGAGCCGGCGCCGGTCGACGGCACCCCCCAGCCGGCCGACGCGTCGCTGTGGGAGGCGGTGCGGCGGCTCGCCCCGCGTCAGCGCGCGGCGGTGGCGCTGCGCTACGTCGCCGACATGAGCTACGCGGAGGTGGCGCGCGTGATGGACTGCACGGAGGAGGCCGCCAGGCGGAGCGCCTTCGAGGGCGTGCGACGGCTGCGGGAGGTCTGGGATGGATGA
- the eno gene encoding phosphopyruvate hydratase codes for MSQIARVNARQILDSRGQPTVEVEVALASGAVGRAAVPSGASTGAFEALELRDGDTSAYSGKGVMKAVANVEDELAGVLVGQEASAQTVIDRTMIEFDGTPNKARLGANAILGCSLAVAQAAAADAGLPLYRYLGGARANRLPVPLMNILNGGAHADNSVDLQEFMVAPVGARTFAEAVRMGAEVYAALKTVLRGRGLATGVGDEGGFAPDLASNTDALEVIMEAIAAAGYEPGEQIALALDPATTELYRDGAYHLEGEGRTLDRAGMVAYWEELVERYPIVSIEDGMAEEDWDGWVELTARLGDRVQLVGDDLFVTNSKRLEKGIELGAANALLVKVNQIGTLSETLAAMDLASRSGYASMVSHRSGETEDTFIADLAVATGAGQIKTGAPSRSERVAKYNQLIRIEEQLGPAASYPGRSAFRA; via the coding sequence ATGTCCCAGATCGCCCGAGTCAACGCCCGTCAGATCCTCGACTCGCGCGGCCAGCCCACGGTGGAGGTCGAGGTCGCGCTCGCGTCGGGGGCGGTCGGCCGCGCGGCGGTGCCGTCCGGCGCCAGCACGGGGGCGTTCGAGGCGCTCGAGCTGCGCGACGGCGACACGTCGGCGTACTCGGGCAAGGGCGTCATGAAGGCCGTCGCCAACGTCGAGGACGAGCTCGCCGGCGTGCTCGTGGGCCAGGAGGCCTCGGCGCAGACGGTCATCGACCGGACGATGATCGAGTTCGACGGCACGCCCAACAAGGCGCGCCTGGGCGCGAACGCGATCCTCGGCTGCTCGCTCGCCGTGGCGCAGGCCGCCGCGGCCGACGCCGGGCTGCCGCTCTACCGCTACCTGGGCGGCGCGCGCGCCAACCGGCTGCCGGTGCCGCTGATGAACATCCTCAACGGCGGCGCGCACGCCGACAACTCGGTCGACCTGCAGGAGTTCATGGTCGCGCCGGTCGGGGCGCGCACGTTCGCCGAGGCGGTCCGCATGGGCGCCGAGGTCTACGCCGCCCTCAAGACGGTGCTGCGCGGGCGGGGCCTCGCCACGGGCGTGGGCGACGAGGGCGGCTTCGCGCCGGACCTCGCGAGCAACACCGACGCGCTCGAGGTGATCATGGAGGCGATCGCCGCCGCCGGCTACGAGCCCGGCGAGCAGATCGCGCTGGCGCTCGATCCCGCCACGACGGAGCTCTACCGCGACGGGGCGTACCACCTGGAGGGCGAGGGCCGCACGCTCGACCGGGCCGGGATGGTCGCCTACTGGGAGGAGCTGGTCGAGCGCTACCCGATCGTCTCGATCGAGGACGGCATGGCCGAGGAGGACTGGGATGGCTGGGTCGAGCTCACCGCGCGCCTCGGCGACCGGGTGCAGCTGGTGGGCGACGACCTGTTCGTGACCAACAGCAAGCGCCTGGAGAAGGGCATCGAGCTGGGCGCCGCCAACGCGCTGCTCGTGAAGGTGAACCAGATCGGCACGCTCTCGGAGACGCTCGCGGCCATGGACCTGGCGAGCCGCTCGGGCTACGCGTCGATGGTCTCCCACCGCTCCGGCGAGACCGAGGACACGTTCATCGCCGACCTCGCCGTGGCCACCGGCGCGGGCCAGATCAAGACCGGCGCGCCGTCACGCAGCGAGCGCGTGGCGAAGTACAACCAGCTCATCCGGATCGAGGAGCAGCTCGGCCCGGCGGCCTCGTACCCGGGGCGGTCGGCCTTCCGCGCGTGA
- a CDS encoding FtsB family cell division protein, which translates to MTALLLGYVKPVTGYLEQRSELREQQARLADLEERRDSFRAQLQRLDQPAVQEARARSLGMVAPGERAFVVRGELEPEPPAPEEGGGDGGPLGWLTAIF; encoded by the coding sequence CTGACCGCCCTTCTGCTGGGGTACGTCAAGCCGGTGACCGGCTACCTGGAGCAGCGCTCCGAGCTGCGCGAGCAGCAGGCGCGGCTCGCCGACCTGGAGGAGCGGCGCGACAGCTTCCGCGCCCAGCTGCAGCGGCTCGACCAGCCCGCGGTGCAGGAGGCGCGCGCGCGGTCGCTCGGGATGGTGGCGCCGGGCGAGCGCGCCTTCGTGGTGCGCGGCGAGCTGGAGCCGGAGCCGCCCGCGCCCGAGGAGGGCGGCGGTGACGGCGGCCCGCTCGGGTGGCTCACCGCCATCTTCTGA
- a CDS encoding DUF501 domain-containing protein, whose amino-acid sequence MAALIGREPFTDFSVAVRCPFGGPAVVRNAPLDLRGRPFPTRDWLACRALGEAVSRLEAAGGVRQLEDDPQMAPHVAEAHRRHAELHAGYRVAGSGDPRYVKCLHAHLAFGLAEGGTPVSDWIMERSGAAWPARCCLDRLGEAGGR is encoded by the coding sequence GTGGCCGCGCTCATCGGGCGCGAGCCGTTCACCGACTTCAGCGTCGCGGTCCGCTGCCCCTTCGGCGGCCCGGCGGTCGTCCGCAACGCCCCGCTCGACCTGCGGGGGCGCCCGTTCCCGACCCGCGACTGGCTGGCGTGCCGCGCGCTCGGCGAGGCGGTCAGCCGCCTGGAGGCGGCCGGCGGCGTGCGGCAGCTCGAGGACGACCCGCAGATGGCGCCGCACGTGGCCGAGGCCCACCGCCGGCACGCCGAGCTGCACGCCGGCTACCGCGTCGCGGGCTCGGGCGATCCGCGGTACGTGAAGTGCCTGCACGCGCACCTGGCGTTCGGCCTGGCCGAGGGGGGCACGCCGGTGTCCGACTGGATCATGGAGCGCTCGGGCGCGGCGTGGCCGGCGCGCTGCTGCCTGGACCGGCTCGGCGAGGCGGGGGGCCGGTGA
- a CDS encoding EscU/YscU/HrcU family type III secretion system export apparatus switch protein codes for MSGRRRRAVALRYRGDEAAAPRVTAAGAGPVADRIVEAAREHGVPLREDPDLAATLAALDLGALVPPELYEVIAEVLAWAYRANAGFAARPGAGADPAR; via the coding sequence GTGAGCGGCCGCCGGCGACGGGCGGTGGCCCTGCGCTACCGCGGCGACGAGGCGGCCGCCCCGCGGGTGACGGCGGCGGGGGCCGGCCCGGTGGCCGACCGCATCGTGGAGGCCGCGCGCGAGCACGGGGTGCCGCTGCGCGAGGACCCCGACCTGGCGGCGACCCTCGCCGCGCTCGACCTGGGCGCCCTCGTGCCGCCGGAGCTCTACGAGGTGATCGCCGAGGTGCTGGCGTGGGCCTACCGGGCCAACGCCGGCTTCGCCGCCCGCCCGGGCGCGGGGGCCGATCCGGCTCGCTGA
- a CDS encoding flagellar hook-basal body protein, with protein sequence MIRGIYIAASGLLAESARQDVVANNLANATTAGFKGAEAVSRPFGDMLLSSQGATNRAGIGTLSMGSEVSAVQRIEGQGPVRHTGNALDLALVGDGYLTVDTPAGRRYTRDGSLGIDDTGRLVTAEGNAVLGTGGAPIRLDRGEVAIATDGTVTQGTAVRGRLMLTALDPGTVVREGANLLAGTPAGAAQPTVRQSHLEGSTVNVVSEMVELIRVMRSFEAGQKAVQSHDEALQGSITKVGGAG encoded by the coding sequence GTGATCAGAGGGATCTACATCGCCGCCAGCGGGCTGCTCGCAGAGAGCGCCCGGCAGGACGTGGTCGCGAACAACCTCGCGAACGCCACGACCGCGGGCTTCAAGGGCGCCGAGGCGGTCTCGCGGCCGTTCGGCGACATGCTGCTGAGCTCGCAGGGCGCGACGAACCGGGCCGGCATCGGCACCCTCAGCATGGGCTCGGAGGTCTCGGCGGTGCAGCGGATCGAGGGCCAGGGGCCCGTCCGGCACACCGGCAACGCGCTCGACCTGGCGCTCGTGGGCGACGGCTACCTGACGGTCGACACGCCCGCGGGACGCCGCTACACCCGCGACGGCTCGCTGGGCATCGACGACACCGGGCGCCTGGTCACGGCGGAGGGCAACGCGGTGCTCGGCACGGGCGGCGCGCCGATCCGCCTGGACCGCGGCGAGGTGGCGATCGCGACCGACGGCACCGTCACGCAGGGCACCGCCGTGCGCGGCAGGCTGATGCTGACGGCGCTCGACCCCGGCACCGTCGTGCGCGAGGGCGCCAACCTGCTGGCCGGCACGCCCGCCGGCGCGGCGCAGCCCACGGTGCGGCAGAGCCACCTCGAGGGCAGCACGGTCAACGTCGTCTCCGAGATGGTCGAGCTGATCCGCGTGATGCGGTCGTTCGAGGCCGGCCAGAAGGCGGTGCAGTCGCACGACGAGGCGCTGCAGGGATCGATCACGAAGGTGGGTGGCGCCGGCTGA
- the flgG gene encoding flagellar basal-body rod protein FlgG yields MMDALYSAASGMNAQQTGMDVIANNLANATTVGYKRDRMDLVDLGYVPFRLPGGREGQVGLGAMPGQVAKEHAQGLAQSTGRDTDLAIQGDGFLQVTRSDGSLAYTRAGNLQIDAQGRLAMPSGELLQPRIQVPAGASGLSVSADGRVTATVNGQVRQLGAISLATFANPGGLRAAGDNLFTPTVSSGGPRVGAPGSADRGTLAQGVLEGSNVNVGTEMISLITTQRAFEAASKVVIASDEMMGMANGLRR; encoded by the coding sequence ATGATGGACGCTCTGTACTCGGCGGCATCGGGCATGAACGCCCAGCAGACCGGCATGGACGTGATCGCCAACAACCTGGCGAACGCGACCACGGTCGGCTACAAGCGCGACCGGATGGACCTGGTGGACCTCGGCTACGTGCCGTTCCGCCTGCCGGGCGGGCGCGAGGGCCAGGTCGGCCTCGGCGCGATGCCGGGCCAGGTGGCCAAGGAGCACGCCCAGGGCCTCGCGCAGTCGACCGGCCGCGACACGGACCTCGCCATCCAGGGCGACGGCTTCCTGCAGGTCACCCGCTCGGACGGCTCGCTCGCCTACACGCGCGCCGGCAACCTCCAGATCGACGCCCAGGGGCGCCTGGCGATGCCGAGCGGCGAGCTGCTGCAGCCGCGCATCCAGGTGCCGGCGGGCGCCTCGGGCCTGAGCGTCTCCGCCGACGGCCGTGTGACGGCCACGGTCAACGGCCAGGTCCGCCAGCTCGGCGCGATCAGCCTCGCCACCTTCGCGAACCCCGGCGGCCTGCGCGCCGCCGGCGACAACCTCTTCACGCCGACCGTGAGCTCCGGCGGCCCGCGCGTGGGCGCGCCCGGCTCCGCGGACCGCGGCACGCTCGCCCAGGGCGTGCTGGAGGGCTCCAACGTCAACGTCGGCACGGAGATGATCTCGCTCATCACCACCCAGCGCGCCTTCGAGGCGGCCAGCAAGGTGGTCATCGCGAGCGACGAGATGATGGGCATGGCGAACGGCCTGCGCCGATGA